Proteins co-encoded in one Desulfitobacterium hafniense DCB-2 genomic window:
- the panD gene encoding aspartate 1-decarboxylase — protein sequence MFRTMMKSKIHRATVTEANLKYVGSITIDEELLEVADILPNEKVQVVNNNNGARLETYVIPGKRGERTVCLNGAAARLVQVGDEVIIIAYGIFTDEAARTYEPKVIFVDEGNNPVKIAHEEIHGQQS from the coding sequence ATGTTCCGAACGATGATGAAGTCCAAGATTCACCGGGCCACAGTTACTGAAGCCAACCTTAAATATGTAGGAAGCATTACCATTGATGAAGAACTCTTAGAGGTGGCGGATATCCTTCCTAATGAAAAAGTACAGGTCGTTAATAACAATAACGGAGCCCGTTTGGAGACTTACGTTATTCCTGGAAAGCGGGGGGAGCGTACTGTATGTCTCAATGGAGCTGCGGCCCGCTTAGTTCAAGTGGGGGATGAAGTGATTATTATTGCCTATGGAATTTTCACCGATGAGGCAGCCCGAACCTATGAACCAAAGGTCATCTTTGTTGATGAAGGGAATAACCCGGTGAAGATAGCCCATGAGGAGATACACGGGCAGCAGTCTTAG
- the nadB gene encoding L-aspartate oxidase → MRRYLVPWRFEECRIYSTGVLVLGSGIAGLYTALKASEYFEVTVLTKKGIPESNTKHAQGGIAVALDQEDSPSLHYEDTLYAGAGLCESDSVRALVEDGPLRVEELIRMGAHFDRKNGKLAFTQEAAHSRRRVLHANGDATGEEIERTLIAQALGEERILVKEEQFLLDLLKNSKGEVIGALSLNELTHELEIYLAQAVVLATGGLGQLYCYTTNPEVATGDGIAAAYRAGAQLMDMEFVQFHPTALFIPGAPRFLISEAVRGEGAQLLNAQGERFMQDVPGKELAPRDVVARGIWREQAKGEVTLDFRPIGVAKVPRRFPMIYQTCLDYGINVLEERLPVAPAAHYMMGGVRTDERGRTSLPNLYANGECACNGVHGANRLASNSLLDGLVFGGRIVEDIVNTARAKGSSNPQPRDIYAEKDEKLPEAGQEQIPLKREELQELMWEYVGIIREEEGLKKAIKLIRSWDSAFIPEKEIPQLELKNLLTAGYCVARAALAREESRGGHYRSDYPEINTRDLKHSIQARGTGDVCTIPVSRVD, encoded by the coding sequence GTGAGAAGATATTTGGTGCCTTGGCGCTTTGAGGAATGTCGTATTTATTCGACAGGCGTGTTGGTTCTGGGGAGCGGAATAGCAGGTTTGTACACGGCTCTTAAGGCCAGCGAGTATTTTGAGGTCACTGTACTGACCAAGAAAGGAATTCCGGAGAGCAACACGAAACATGCTCAAGGGGGTATCGCTGTAGCCTTGGATCAAGAGGATTCTCCCTCTTTGCATTACGAGGATACTCTCTATGCAGGTGCAGGTTTATGTGAATCCGATTCTGTCCGGGCTTTAGTTGAAGATGGTCCCCTGCGGGTCGAGGAGCTGATTCGGATGGGAGCCCATTTTGATCGGAAGAACGGGAAACTGGCTTTTACTCAGGAGGCCGCCCACAGCCGCAGAAGAGTTCTCCACGCCAATGGAGATGCCACAGGGGAGGAAATAGAACGGACCCTGATCGCTCAAGCCCTTGGGGAAGAGCGAATCCTTGTCAAAGAAGAGCAATTCCTGCTGGATCTCTTAAAAAACTCAAAGGGAGAGGTCATCGGGGCGCTCAGCCTCAATGAGCTGACTCATGAGCTGGAGATTTATCTGGCCCAAGCCGTCGTTTTGGCTACAGGAGGATTAGGTCAGCTCTACTGTTATACGACTAACCCTGAAGTGGCCACAGGGGATGGTATAGCGGCGGCATATCGGGCAGGAGCCCAATTGATGGATATGGAGTTTGTCCAATTTCACCCCACCGCTCTGTTTATTCCGGGAGCACCGCGGTTTTTAATCTCAGAAGCTGTCCGGGGGGAGGGAGCTCAGCTTCTCAATGCTCAGGGAGAACGGTTTATGCAGGATGTTCCCGGCAAAGAGCTGGCACCCCGGGATGTGGTAGCACGGGGGATTTGGCGGGAGCAGGCTAAGGGTGAGGTAACCTTGGATTTCCGGCCCATCGGTGTAGCAAAAGTGCCCCGGCGTTTCCCGATGATTTATCAGACCTGCCTGGACTATGGGATCAATGTCCTGGAGGAGCGGCTTCCTGTAGCTCCCGCTGCTCATTATATGATGGGCGGAGTCCGCACGGATGAAAGGGGAAGGACAAGCCTCCCCAATCTTTACGCCAATGGGGAATGCGCCTGCAATGGTGTTCATGGAGCGAACCGATTGGCCAGCAACTCTCTGCTGGATGGGCTCGTCTTTGGGGGGCGTATCGTGGAAGATATTGTGAACACGGCCCGCGCTAAAGGCTCTTCTAATCCTCAGCCCCGTGATATTTATGCCGAAAAGGATGAAAAGCTTCCGGAGGCCGGTCAGGAGCAGATCCCCCTTAAACGTGAGGAGCTGCAGGAATTAATGTGGGAGTATGTGGGAATCATCCGGGAAGAAGAAGGCCTGAAGAAGGCCATTAAGCTTATAAGGAGCTGGGATAGTGCTTTTATACCCGAAAAGGAAATCCCACAGTTAGAATTGAAAAACCTTCTGACCGCCGGCTATTGCGTAGCCCGGGCGGCCTTGGCCCGTGAAGAGAGCCGCGGAGGGCATTACCGTTCGGACTATCCTGAAATCAATACCAGGGATTTGAAACATTCCATTCAAGCAAGGGGGACCGGTGATGTTTGCACCATTCCAGTATCAAGAGTTGATTGA
- the nadC gene encoding carboxylating nicotinate-nucleotide diphosphorylase produces MFAPFQYQELIERALQEDLGTGDLSSAIFPKTAKTHAKIYAKQKGIACGLEITKQVFKTVDPELEVSISKADGELVERGTVVMEITGAICSILSAERTALNFLQHLSGVATATFEAVTECYGLPTRITDTRKTIPGLRMLQKYAVAMGGGQNHRFGLYDAVMLKDNHIAAAGGIRPAVAAARSRIGHMVKIEVECENLEQVQEAVAAGAEVIMLDNMNLETMGKAVEIVQGRAVVEASGGIRKGDLRAVAETGVDVISMGAITHSVQAMDFSLDIGDIKALTKERWEKGENCAK; encoded by the coding sequence ATGTTTGCACCATTCCAGTATCAAGAGTTGATTGAACGAGCTTTACAGGAAGATTTGGGAACAGGGGATTTAAGTTCTGCTATTTTCCCCAAAACAGCCAAGACTCATGCTAAAATCTATGCCAAGCAAAAGGGCATCGCTTGCGGCTTGGAGATAACGAAGCAGGTCTTTAAGACAGTGGATCCTGAACTTGAAGTTTCCATCAGCAAAGCAGACGGCGAGCTGGTTGAGCGGGGAACTGTGGTTATGGAGATCACCGGTGCAATTTGCTCCATTTTGAGTGCGGAGCGTACTGCTTTGAACTTTTTGCAGCACCTTTCCGGGGTGGCTACGGCGACCTTTGAGGCGGTAACGGAATGCTATGGACTGCCCACACGCATTACAGATACCCGCAAAACCATACCGGGCTTAAGAATGCTGCAAAAATATGCCGTAGCTATGGGTGGCGGGCAGAACCATCGCTTTGGCTTGTATGATGCCGTCATGTTAAAGGATAATCATATTGCGGCTGCCGGAGGCATCCGCCCTGCAGTGGCAGCTGCCCGCAGCAGGATCGGGCATATGGTTAAGATCGAAGTGGAATGTGAGAACCTTGAGCAGGTGCAGGAAGCAGTCGCAGCCGGTGCTGAAGTTATTATGTTGGATAATATGAATTTAGAAACCATGGGCAAAGCCGTGGAGATTGTTCAGGGCAGGGCTGTGGTGGAAGCCTCCGGCGGTATCAGGAAAGGCGACCTGCGTGCCGTGGCCGAAACCGGGGTGGATGTTATCTCCATGGGAGCCATTACCCATTCTGTGCAGGCTATGGACTTTTCCCTGGATATCGGAGATATTAAAGCTTTAACCAAAGAGCGCTGGGAAAAGGGAGAGAACTGTGCGAAATAA
- a CDS encoding biotin--[acetyl-CoA-carboxylase] ligase — protein MRNKILDVLKNQQGEFVSGESLSQALSITRAAVWKQIQGLKEAGYEIEGQTRKGYRLVGTPCALDLWALQQELRTQALGRQLFFFAELSSTNDLLKDMVRQGREHGTVVIARRQTTGHGRMQRAWESPEGGLWLSLLLKPRLSLGDAAKLTLSTGVALAQTLQDLYGLAAGIKWPNDVVVQGRKIAGILGEVAGEWTTVQTLILGIGVNANFSGQTFSSKLPATTLQDILGYEVNLNHLAAQLLFNLEKEVQSLEQGDVQGLIQRWTSFAVGINQPVRIERAGTVYAGIFKGIREDGELILDLEGQEMTFSSGEVSLRAGDQYSPE, from the coding sequence GTGCGAAATAAGATTCTGGATGTGTTAAAGAACCAACAAGGAGAATTTGTCTCAGGTGAGAGCCTCAGCCAAGCCCTTAGCATTACCCGGGCGGCGGTCTGGAAGCAGATTCAGGGGCTGAAGGAAGCGGGCTATGAGATAGAGGGCCAGACCAGGAAAGGGTATCGCCTGGTCGGGACACCTTGTGCCTTAGACCTATGGGCTCTGCAGCAGGAGCTCAGGACCCAGGCCCTGGGCAGGCAGCTTTTTTTCTTTGCAGAATTGTCCTCCACCAACGATCTCCTCAAGGATATGGTGCGTCAAGGGCGAGAGCATGGGACGGTAGTTATCGCCAGGCGTCAGACGACAGGCCATGGGCGGATGCAGAGGGCTTGGGAGTCTCCGGAGGGAGGGCTTTGGCTGAGTCTGTTGCTTAAACCCAGGCTGAGCCTGGGGGATGCGGCGAAGCTCACTCTGAGCACAGGGGTGGCTTTAGCTCAAACCCTGCAGGATCTTTATGGACTGGCAGCCGGGATTAAATGGCCTAATGATGTAGTGGTTCAAGGAAGAAAGATTGCCGGAATCCTTGGCGAAGTAGCCGGGGAGTGGACTACGGTGCAAACGCTTATCCTGGGCATTGGGGTCAATGCTAACTTCTCCGGCCAGACCTTTAGCTCTAAGCTGCCGGCGACAACCTTGCAGGACATCCTGGGTTATGAGGTCAATTTGAATCACCTGGCAGCCCAATTGCTTTTTAATCTGGAAAAGGAAGTCCAGTCTTTAGAGCAAGGTGATGTCCAGGGCCTTATCCAACGCTGGACCTCTTTTGCGGTAGGGATCAACCAGCCTGTGCGGATAGAAAGAGCAGGGACGGTCTATGCAGGAATTTTTAAGGGAATCCGGGAAGACGGGGAACTTATCCTTGATCTGGAGGGGCAGGAGATGACCTTTTCTTCAGGAGAAGTAAGCCTCAGAGCGGGGGATCAGTATAGTCCGGAGTAA
- a CDS encoding type III pantothenate kinase — protein MILVFDVGNTNIVLGVYEQKDLIYHWRISTDKSRTVDEYAVIIKNLFDLNGLDMSRIKAVVMSSVVPPVMPTLESLARKYFDVEPLVIGPGVKTGMPIVYDNPREVGADRIVNAVAAYHKYGGPLVIVDFGTATTFCAISKRGEYLGGAIAPGVGISTEALFQRASKLPRIEIVKPKSIIAKNTVAGMQSGIYYGYTGQVDRIVTLMKQELGRDTRVIATGGLAELIQEDSQEIETVDPFLTLEGLLLIYERNSNQQP, from the coding sequence ATGATTCTTGTATTTGATGTGGGAAACACCAACATTGTCCTTGGTGTATATGAGCAAAAAGATTTGATTTACCATTGGCGGATTTCTACGGATAAATCCCGTACAGTGGATGAGTATGCAGTGATTATTAAAAACCTTTTTGATCTTAATGGCCTCGATATGTCCCGGATTAAAGCCGTAGTAATGTCCTCCGTAGTTCCTCCGGTCATGCCTACCCTTGAATCACTGGCTCGCAAGTATTTTGATGTGGAGCCTTTAGTCATCGGACCGGGGGTAAAGACCGGGATGCCCATCGTCTATGATAATCCCCGTGAGGTGGGAGCGGATCGCATTGTCAATGCGGTGGCAGCTTATCATAAATATGGCGGCCCCTTAGTCATTGTCGATTTCGGCACGGCCACCACCTTCTGCGCTATATCCAAGCGGGGGGAGTATCTGGGCGGAGCCATTGCTCCGGGAGTCGGGATTTCTACGGAAGCTTTGTTCCAACGAGCCTCTAAGCTGCCCCGCATTGAAATCGTTAAACCGAAAAGCATCATCGCCAAAAATACGGTAGCGGGGATGCAATCCGGGATATACTATGGCTATACCGGACAGGTGGATCGGATTGTGACCTTGATGAAGCAGGAGTTAGGGCGGGACACTCGCGTCATTGCCACAGGTGGTTTGGCGGAATTGATCCAAGAGGATTCTCAGGAGATTGAAACAGTCGATCCCTTTTTGACCTTAGAAGGTTTATTATTGATTTATGAAAGAAATTCCAACCAGCAGCCCTGA
- the dusB gene encoding tRNA dihydrouridine synthase DusB, producing MRLGKFELGIPAFLAPMAGVTDKAFRETVRSVGGLHVWTEMISDKALTYMNSRTLEMLDLSGEASPRIVQLFGSEPEVMAKAAALAVERDAEIIDINMGCPTPKIVKNGEGSALLQDLPLAQRIAEAVVKAVEVPVTVKMRLGWTAERIVAPELAKRVEAVGVQMVSVHGRTREQFYAGTANRDGIKKVKGGVSIPVIANGDIFSPQEAKTVLEATGCDGVMVGRGSLGNPWLIPQINVFLNKGVLLEEPSLEQKLKVATEHFERVLNYKGERIGLNEMRKHAVWYIKGIRNAAQMRDYIMQTKTPLEMKNLFRRILQENA from the coding sequence ATGCGTTTAGGAAAATTTGAGCTGGGCATCCCTGCTTTTCTCGCCCCTATGGCCGGTGTTACGGACAAGGCCTTTCGGGAGACGGTCCGTTCCGTAGGGGGGCTCCATGTCTGGACCGAGATGATCAGCGATAAGGCATTGACCTATATGAACTCAAGAACTTTGGAGATGTTGGATCTTTCCGGGGAAGCTTCCCCGCGCATTGTTCAGCTCTTTGGCTCAGAGCCTGAAGTCATGGCCAAGGCAGCAGCTTTGGCTGTGGAGCGGGATGCCGAGATCATTGATATCAATATGGGGTGTCCAACACCTAAAATTGTCAAAAACGGGGAAGGTTCGGCATTGCTGCAGGACCTTCCCTTAGCGCAGCGCATTGCTGAAGCTGTTGTGAAGGCAGTGGAGGTTCCGGTGACGGTCAAAATGCGCCTTGGCTGGACTGCAGAAAGGATCGTTGCTCCTGAGCTGGCCAAGCGGGTGGAAGCTGTAGGCGTCCAGATGGTCAGTGTCCATGGGCGGACCCGGGAGCAATTTTACGCAGGTACTGCCAATCGGGATGGGATAAAAAAGGTTAAAGGGGGGGTAAGCATCCCGGTAATAGCCAATGGGGATATTTTTTCCCCTCAAGAAGCCAAAACAGTTCTCGAAGCAACAGGCTGCGATGGAGTTATGGTAGGCCGGGGAAGCCTTGGCAACCCCTGGCTGATTCCACAAATTAATGTTTTTTTGAATAAGGGCGTGCTGCTTGAGGAACCCTCTTTAGAGCAGAAGCTCAAAGTGGCCACAGAACATTTTGAGCGAGTGCTGAATTATAAAGGAGAACGCATCGGCCTTAACGAAATGCGTAAGCATGCCGTCTGGTATATTAAAGGGATTCGCAATGCTGCGCAGATGCGGGATTATATTATGCAGACAAAAACCCCCCTGGAAATGAAGAATCTATTCCGAAGGATTTTGCAGGAAAATGCATAA
- the greA gene encoding transcription elongation factor GreA — MAEKEVILTIEGLKRLEDELETLKTVKRREVAERIKQAIEFGDISENSEYDDAKNEQAFIEGRIITLEKMLRNARVIDDLEGSEVVALGTTVILKDKEFGEEEEYTIVGSAEADPGSNKISNESPVGKAVLGQPKGTVVEINVPAGILYYEIVDIR, encoded by the coding sequence ATGGCCGAAAAGGAAGTAATTCTGACCATCGAAGGATTGAAGAGATTAGAAGATGAATTAGAAACTCTGAAGACGGTAAAGCGTCGGGAAGTGGCTGAACGCATCAAACAGGCCATTGAGTTTGGAGATATCAGCGAAAACTCAGAGTATGATGACGCCAAAAATGAGCAAGCTTTTATTGAAGGCCGTATTATTACGTTGGAAAAGATGTTAAGGAATGCCCGGGTTATTGATGATTTAGAGGGCAGCGAAGTCGTCGCTCTCGGGACCACAGTTATTCTGAAAGACAAAGAGTTTGGTGAGGAAGAGGAATATACAATCGTCGGCTCTGCCGAAGCGGATCCAGGCTCCAACAAGATTTCCAATGAATCTCCTGTAGGAAAAGCGGTCCTGGGACAGCCTAAAGGCACCGTGGTAGAAATCAATGTTCCCGCGGGTATTCTGTACTATGAGATTGTGGATATTCGATAA